GCTCTAAACTGGGAATAGTAAGTATCTTAATATAGAAAAGTAAACCGAAGAAGTTTGCTTTTGAAGTTGGGGTTTGATACAGCTGCTAAGATATTGTGCATTAGAAGGAAAGGTTTAGGGCATGAACACTTGCCCTCTGTCCTGATGAACCTTTTCGACCTGCACAGGATGGCCAGGCGATGCTGTGGGATCTCAATGAAGGCAAGCACCTGTACACACTAGATGGCGGGGACATCATCAACGCCTTGTGCTTTAGCCCCAACCGCTACTGGCTCTGTGCTGCCACTGGCCCCAGTATCAAGATCTGGGTGAGTGTGGTTTGTTCCGACTTCAGTGGTAGAATCAAACTTTCTCAACATGGTCCATCATGAAAGTGCTATCGGTGCTGAGGAGGTTAATTTCCCCCCCCTTAACAGTTGTGGCACTGGGTGACATATACCCAAAGGGAATGCCCGGGTATGGCACTTTATTGCATGTTATGATAGGCTATTCTGACTGTACACATGACATCTATCCACTAGATGCAAACCATTAGTTGGCTAGCAGCCATACATCATGAAAGACAACCAACAGTGGTGTGAATAACCATGGTGGCAGAGCACTAATCTGTTACACAAGAGACACAAATTCAGTCCCCCAGCACCATTTTAGAGGAATCCTCCCCTATGCTGCTAGTACTGACTCGATTCACTCCAGTAATCTTAAAGGATTTCTAGGCAACTAAAAGATGGGTTCATACTATATAGAGTGGACTGACTTCAAGGAGGTCGAGTCTGCACCACCAAGCTGGACTACTAGTAACTAGTGTGTATATAAATagcttttttcccctcagtgtAGACAAGCTTGgcctcaatccacctgcctctgtgtcggagtactgggattaaaggcatgtgccgcctcCACCTACCATGGCATATTAATAGTATTTAACTCTTAAAATAAGTAGCTGATTTGAGCTTCTCTGTTTCTGCGGCCTTTCCTGGATAAAAGTGGTACCCTTTTAGTTGATAAGGGTTTGTtggttgggttgtttggtttttttgaggcagggtttctctgtatgtagccttggctgtcctggacactttatagaccatgctggcctcgaactcacagagatccacttgatctgcctcccaagtactgggatcacaaaCACTAATTTTAAGAAGGGTCAATTTGCACTAAGTTGTATGATCAGGCCCTGAAGTTAGcaatcctgcttcagcctcccaagtagctcaGATTATGTGCCAGAGCCACCAGGGCCTAAGGAGTGGTATTTGGAGGCATAGTAAACCCTATTGGAAATCTTAACTATAAATGTGTGTTTAAGAATAGTTCATTActgagatgggtgtggtggcccacatttttgttgttttttgaaatggtgtggccttgactatcctgggctcaatttgtagaccaggctggccttgaactcacagtgatccacctgcctctgcctccctaatgctgggattaaaggtatgcactacctcACCCAGctgtgacacacacttttaatcccagcagtcagggaggcagaggatctctgaattcaaggcccgcctggtctataaagtccaggacagccagactacaagagaaaccctgtctcaaacacccccCAAAAAGTTCATTGCTACCCATGGGCATATGCATATTGTGATGCATGTTATAGGTTCAGGCTAGCTGTCCCACGGCTACGCAGATCTCTAGTTGTTTCTATGAGTGACACTGGAGTTGTAAAGCAGGTCACTTCCATCTTGCCACTTCTAAGAAGGGATTCCAGGAGATGGATTCATGGTACACGGATAATGGGTGTCCTTAAATGATTCTGGTCTGTTCCTCAGGACTTGGAGGGCAAGATCATTGTAGATGAACTGAAACAAGAAGTTATCAGCACCAGCAGCAAAGCAGAGCCACCCCAGTGTACCTCTCTTGCCTGGTCTGCTGATGGTCAGGTAAGTGTATCAGTGTCTGTCAGCTCAGTTCTCTTAAGATAGACTAGGTAGATGCAGAGAATGCTAAATAATGTATGTTTCTGTCTGGCCTTTAAACTAGAGGCTTATAAAAATGTCTGACGCAAGATAGCAGGCTGCTTCAcacagttcctgcttcacaaaaagGTGTCAgacatactgggccagaaggctgaaggtgatgttccaatgttatagagaattttgggtgactgctcaggcagcaaacttgtcattttttttttttttttcatttgggaagctgctaacctgcacttctgtttaatcaggtgattaattttattccttcccaagtctttggtgaggttgaagaccagataatttagtttacaataaagcttagttgtttataaatctttattgatttacatttagaatttcagattcatcaagataggaaagatgttttcaaggttgctgtatgtagtttattatgtatgtgtagaacaatataatgtattttaaaaagagccaggcatgatggcacaggcctttaaaccgatcagaggcaggtgatcactgtgaggccagcctggtctacaaagtgagtctaggaaaaccaaggctatacagagaaaccctgcttgaaagccccaccccccaaaaatcaGGCTGCTTCTTCTGGAAACACAACATATTGTAGAAGAGGAAGTCATAAATATCTTTGGACTATAGAATTCATCGCTGGACATGACATGACCCTATTGTCACTCTCTTTTACAGACTCTGTTTGCTGGCTATACAGACAACCTGGTGCGAGTGTGGCAGGTGACTATTGGTACCCGCTAAAAGTTTATGACAGAATCTTAGAAATAAAACTGGCTTTCTGAAACTGGCTTCAGTATGATTTTTAGAAGGCCACACCTGCCCAGTTCTATAGGCGCCTACATTAACAGATACTCGCCGCTTCCACAGTGTCTTCTACTTTGTCCATTTTGCCGTCTCattgtgcgtgcatgcatgtctgtcAGGGAAATGGAGTTAGAAATGGTGAGTTTCCTGTGTGTGGGTACTGGAAGCTAACTCTGTAGCCCTGCCCTCAAACTTGaacacttcttcctttctcagtggCATTTTATTATCCTGACATATTTTACCATAGCTGAAATATATTTCGACTTGTAAGTTGAACAAGCACATTTATAAAGGTTGGCGGAGTCACATCCCAGTCCTTGCTGAAACAGGAAATGCTGGGGTGGACATGCATGCACCAAGAACCAAAAGGTCAGGGCCAGAATTGTTCCAAGTCAACCTAACATAGGCAATCCTGCCTAAGTGGGACAGCTAAGAAAGGAGCAGGAAGGCCTGGCCAGCTCCAGGGTTGTTTGTGGGAAGTCACTCTTGAAGCATctgcttctttctgcttttagAGAAGACACCACAAAAGGAGCAAATAAACACTTTATTGCAGCACAACCCACCTTTTCCCCCAAGAATATGAATTGACCTCAGTCACCATAGCAGAGGACAAAAGCTGTTAAGTGACAGAAGGCAAGGGGTTACTAGAAAAATAGATTATACCCAAGGCTCCCCAAGGATCCAGATGCATCGCAAGCTCCCCACCAGGGCTTACCAAATGGAACTAAAAGTCATGGATAGAGGGCAGAAACTGAACTGCACTCAATGAGGGGACAGCCTGACAGTGTGTGTTGGGAGGTGTAAGGAGTTTGGCCTCCCAAATAAGAAAACTAAGATgcagagagaaaataatttattgggTGATGTGACAGTATACGGTGTCATGTTGACCATTCCAGATCTCACTGAAGCTAATTCTGGCCATCTATGGAGGTAGAAATTGGGGATGTAAGGAAAGCTTAAGAGTTCCTACtccccagaaagaaaaaagactttacACAGCTCTACCCTTTTGCCCAGCCTGACTCCCCACAAAGCTTATTCTATCAGCTGAAGTTTGCACCAAAACATGTAATTTGGGTAAGTCTTGTTCAAACCCTCAAGCCTTAGAGATGGTTGATGAGTAGAGGTGGGGAAAATGAAGTTAAGGAAATAAGAGCATAATCTCTGTTCATCCCCCTACTCCACAAACTGGGACCAGAGCTGGACTGAGCTAGGCATACAGGGAGGGAAGGTCAGACAGCTGTTCATTATCCAGGGATCCATGCAGACCTTGTCAGACAAATTAGGTGAGAAAAActgagccagaggagtcaaggtgAGTTTTTTGACTCCTATAGGGAGAAGCAGCCTGGGTtcaaggaggagcaggaagcaacTCGGTAACAAACAGTGGGAGGAGCCTGAGCTCCCAAACATAGTGGGcaaccatccaccaccacccgccccccCAGCCATGGCCAGAGGGGCCCCTGCGGGTGGCAGGCTAATCAAGGGCAGAGCTTGATGCGGGTACCCTTGGAAAGCACCCGGAAGAAAGGGAAGACACGCTCGCCAAGGAAGGCAGCTGAAAAGGTGTGCACGTGGGCTAAGGTATCCGCATTGTAGAAGCCCAGGCGCCCAGCCTCATAGTCCAGGTACACGCCAAAACGTCGTGGTTTCTCACATGGGCTCAGCAGTGTCTGCTCTGTTGAGCTCTGTGCCTGATACCGTTTGCCGTGGGTGCCCACACACCACACTTCCcgctggagcaggagctgctgaggcaggtggagccGGCGGCGGCGATGATGATGGCGAGAGGAGCTGGCATCCCCACTAACAGAGGACCCCCCAGAGCCCACTTTTTCTTTATGATGGGTTGATTCACGGGCAGCACCCACTGCCCAGCCCCGCCGCCCACCCACCTCTACTTCCCAGTAGTGCCGGCCAGAACGGAAGCCCTGGGCCCCCAGTACACAGCAGTCGGCCGAGAAGCGCTTGGAATGTTCAGGAACCTCCTGCCGACGGTCGGCCAGGCGGACCCCACGGCGATCAGGGGACAGCATCAGGGCTGGGTGAGCTGTGTCAGGGTCCAATGTGAGGTCCACttggaaggagaaagacaaagTAGAGCTAAAACCTTtcccctcacagacacaccaatGTCTACAGCTTCCtcctgtcctcacctctgtcctcaCCTCTTCCCTTATCCAAATCTTAGCTCCCACCCTGTTTTAAAAGAGTCCAAAGCCCAGGATCTGTGGGCTCTGACCTTCACCCTTACTCTTCTAATACCTGCTGGCCTTCCCTTGTCCATGACCTTCCACCTCACCTACCCAAAACTTAGCTGGGCCACCATGGAACAAATATTGGCTTGAACCCTAAGAGTAGGCCCCAGTCTACTCCATCCCAGCTCCCCAAACTTCCCTAATCTCAGGTCTGtagaaggaagacaaaggaaggTCATTGACCTCCCTACCTCTTGCAGCCTGACAGAACATCCGGCTCATTTTCCTCACGATGGCGTCTGTCAGGAAGTCGTGGCTATAGGGTTGGCATGGGTCAGGGGACCAAATCTCGGGGGGCTGCAACTGTATTTCTTCACACCTGGAGGAGGGGGACCAGGTAGGGGGTGGGAGCATGATATTCCCAGAGTAAAGAAAAGCTAAAGGCAAAGAAGTAGAGGGTCTAAGAAGCAGAAACTTAGGTCCTGGGGATaggggtgagggaaggagaaaggaagggaaaaaggaaaggaagtctcAGAGAGCCAAGAATGGGGAACCAGACACTACTGGGTCACAAAGGGTAGAGTAGGAACACACCTATTGAAAGTCTCCTTGATGTCCTGGGAAtaacagagacaaaaagagggagagggaaaaagagagaaaaaggtgtCAGCTGCACAGGGTCACTGCTCTCTCCCAGTCTGAGTGTGAACAGGAAGGGAAAAAACAGCACCTTCCAGGCTCATAATAAACAAGACTTCTCAACTGCCCTGCTACCACCAGACCTAATCCGTATCTTCCTGCCATAAGCCCCAGGAACAGAATTTTCAGTCTGACCCAGGAAGCCTTTCTCAAGCTATTAAGAGGCCCTACCTCTAACAACTGAATCTGCGTTCTTTAGGTATGACtggcacacacatcacatcaatAATGTCACTACCATCAAAAAATGTCTGATCTTCAGATTAAGAGTTAGGGTTCTTCCCAATGATGAACAGACACTTCTGAGCAGTGGTGGCTCTGCCTGACAGATTTACAAAAAGAGCCAGGGGAGAGTGGGCCAGGGCAGGGAAGAGGACAGTACTCACCTGCAGTAGCCGCAGGCCCCCCTGCTGGCTCCGTTCTTGGGCCTCAGCAAGCAGGCGGCTTAGCTGGACAGCCTGCTCCTCAAGGCGGTTGGCTGCTGCTCCTGCATGTCCCAACTGAGCTTCATGCATCTCCCGGAGGCGCCGCTCTagtcctgcctgctcttccaccaGAAACCGTGTTAGCCGCCCAAACTCTGAGGCCACAGCTGCCAGCTCTGCCTTCATCTGGCTCTGGAAAGATGCAAAGGCAAGCATAGAGACACAGTTCTGCTCTTTGGAGGACCCCAGTTTTATTCCCACCAGGTctaaccatctgtaactagttccaggagattcgaagctctcttctgacctctggaggCACCAattgtatgtacatacatgcaggcaaaacacccatacacaaaatttaaaaagagaagggcATGGAGGCCTCCAACTAAATATATAGGAAGGTAAACTTGCAGTCTTCTATCTGCCGCCTCTCAACCTCAGGCAAAGGGGCCTCATGACCCCTAACCCGCAACACatcctggaaatggaaagagATGTTTCCTTCCCCAGCTTAGTCTTACTATACCACTGAGATAGCCcagttttccagacagggtttctctgtgtagctctgtctgtcctggaatgtTTTCTGTATGGAGGGCACagatatggaggtcagaggacaacttgcaggacttgGTTTTCTCCTCCACCGTGTGGGTCTTAGGGAGCAAACTCAAGTCAGCAAACTTGGTGGCAGACAcgtttatcaactgagccacttGGCTggccaagtttttgtttttgagacagagtcctgctatgtatagcccaggctagcctcaaactccagtTTTCTAGTTTAAAGATAGAAGCCACATGCCCAGCTTTGTAGTATCTTAaaattttccttctattatccCATGTTCCAGATAGGACCTGTGCATGCCTTTGTTTGCTACAGAGCCACCAGCGGCTGGCAAAGTGCCAAACACAGGTAGGTCCTTAGTAAGAAATTTCCAAAATTACCATATGAGAGAATTCAGAAAGCAAGCCTTGAAGTGAAGCTAGTATCAATACTCTTAAAGCTGAAGCAAATGAATTACTTCACATCTGAATCTAGCTTGGGCTATAATataaaaccttttctcaaaacacaaaaagaagatgctccaaaattGAGTCTTGAGTAGTCTCAGTAGTCACAGCTGTCAGAGGAGAGCAGTCACTCAAGTCCTCTACACTAGGTGTCAGCAAACCCTTCTGTAAAGGTTATACACTAGAGACAACAGGTAAAATACTTTGTACGTATAGTAGTTCCTAGATACTCAAGTGGGTTTGGTTCCAGGAGACCCAAAGCAGCAGATGCTGAAATTCCTTATATAAACAGCATAGTacgggcaggcatggtggcgcacacctttaatcccagcactcaggaggcagaagcaggtgaattcctgtgagtttgaggccaacctgatctacaaagctagtccaggacaaagctacacagagaaactgggtctcaaaaaacaaaaaaagcatagtAACCGTATATCCTCCCATATACTTTAATGTCTCATAACACTCAACACAGTGTAAAAACCACCAAACAGCTATACTTTACTCGTCATGGTTTGCATGAAAATGACCCCAATAGGTTTGGTCCATACTTGATCCCCAGTTACTGTTAACTGTTCGGGAAGATTAGGATTTATGGCCTTGTTGAAAGTGTGTCACCTTGGGGTAatctttgaaatttcaaaagcccacactaaTCCCTATTAGCCTCCCCTAATCAGAGCCCAATAAACACTTTagtttgtttatggtttttttgagatagggtttctctgtgtagtcttggctgtcctggactcactttataaaccaggcttacctaaaattcagagatccacctgcctcggcctccttgagtgctgggattacaggtgtgcaccactgtgcccagccagcactatattttatatactgtCTTCATCAGCAtatctcagccgggcgtggtgatgcacgcctttaatcccagcactcgggaggcagaggcaggcgatcgctgtcagttcaaggccagcctggtctacaaagttagcccaggatagccaaggctacacagagaaaccctgtcttgaaaaacaatacaaaaacaaaaaacatcatcttatctcttcacagcaaccgAAAAGGAACTAAAACAGTACTGTATAAAtagagagcaggggagggagaggagacagggtcttattctatagctccggctgtcctggaaaccaCTATGtaaactaggttggcctcaaactcacagagatccacctgaatCTGTCTCCAAAGTCTGGCAGaaatagtagtagtaatataataataataataataacaacaataataaaaacagtggcggcgcatgcctttagtccagcactgggaggtagagacaggtggatctctttgagttcaaagctagcctggtacacagagtgaattccaggacaaagCAATacaaaggaaaccctgtctcaagaatctgggggaaaagaagaaaaagaaaaggagaacgGGTCGGTATATGTTAAGTACTGATGCTATTTTTTATTCTATCTCCAATTTGAACTTGAAGGAGGACACAGGTAGAACACGAGCTATATTTAATATCCTATAACAGAAAACTGCCTAGTCCCAACCCATTTGCCTGGGCTAGACTATTTTGAATGATAACCATGATAACTTTTTCCATTAATATTACTCCACACAAAGATTAATTGGcctgagcaggaaggaggaacCTGCAAGCAGATTAAAAAAGTAGCCATCAAATTGGTTTCACTCTGTGTCTTAAAGACATAGATCCCAGCATACATTCTCTGTAACTCAAAGACCCTAAAAGAATCAGCTTCAGCAGCAGGCCAGACAGCACACTGTCACTGCATTTCTCAGTGGTAAGTCCCTAATGTGCAAATGACACTACTATAGGTTCTAGAAGTGGCAAGGCCCATACTCTGACCAGCTAAGAGGGAAAGCATGTCCATTTGATGGCTGAAGCTTAGCAGGGCCACAGTACCAGTTCACTCCAGCAAGGCTTGTTAGCCTTCTAAAAACAGGTAGGAGATGAGGGAGTGAGACTACTTAGAGAGAGGTGAGCAAATAGAAATGGGTTGAAAACactgggagagagaacaagaggacTCTGCAATGCTAAAGATCATCTTCCTTTTCCCTACACAGTTTGCCCTTCTTTCCAGGGCACAGCAAGCCTTTCAGACTATAACCCTTAATATTCAGGGCAGTCCTGCCTGCCATCTGTGTCTGTCCTGCAGCTTGGCACTCCTCTGGCAGCTGTTGTATGGATTTGTTCGCTTGCTTTTTGCTATCCAGGGTCAAGGGCTGAGCAGCCTCTATAGCTTTAGACCACACAACCAGCCTCAACAAGCCAGGCCTCAGTTTTCAcaacattttacaaaataaaaataaacggaAATATTGTTGAGAGATTGtcctgtgcactgtgtattcagatgttgatttctgtgccctgagatctggctgTAATCTGGGAGGTGGGCATTGCCATTTCTATAAAGAATCTCTTctatcaatgttgtgtaaacaatgctccccaattatctgattggttaataaaaagctgaacagccagtgactgggcagaggagatatGAGGCAGGGCTTCTGTtcttgggggagtgggggggggggtgagtgggggggggtTTCTCTGGTAGGGACCAGAGAAAGTAGAGAAGGAGGAATgtcaaggagaagggagaagttGTGAGGAAGGTGCCATAAGGAGTTCGCCAtgaggacaggacagagagatAACAGCAGAAGGCCAAAGTGAGATTGAGATGACAAATAAAAGGGCATAGGACTGAGAGGTAGCCAGACTAACATAACTGGGTTAGATTAGAAGAATATTTGCCCAGTTATAgtgcttaaagcttattaatattCAACAGAATATACTTCCTGATTCTGAAGGCTGCATCACCTCAGATCTCTAGAAAAGTGTCTACCCACCTCCCAGACCCTGGCTATCCTTTCTTCAGGGGATCTAGTCATCTCTGCTATTTGGCAGTCTCCTATTCCTTATCCTTACAACAGAATCAGTTAGCCCAGTCGCAGATATCACCCACCTTCAACTCTGTCACCCGCCTCTCCTCCTTGGCCTTCATCTTCTGCACAGCCTCTAGGTGCTTCCTAAGTGGTTCCACATGCCCTTGTAGCTTGGCCTGAGGATCAGGAAAGGGAAGGTTAGTCAGGGAAATTAAGCACCTGTCCTACAGAGCCTCTCTCCAATCCTCCCTACAATGGAGATTCAATGCCTAAAATTACCACGGGTGTCAAAtaagccctccctccccacatcccttctctcagatgaccaTAAATGCCTCCAACTCTGCCCTACACTCTTGATGCATAAGCCTGTATGTGGCTTCTGGAGAGGCTGGATCTTTG
The genomic region above belongs to Acomys russatus chromosome 25, mAcoRus1.1, whole genome shotgun sequence and contains:
- the Trim41 gene encoding E3 ubiquitin-protein ligase TRIM41; the encoded protein is MAAVAMTPNPVQTLQEEAVCAICLDYFTDPVSIGCGHNFCRVCVTQLWGGEDEEDRDELDREEEEEVGEEEEVEAVGAGGGWDTPMRDEDYEGDMEEEAEEEEEDVFWSSGIGGSNWDNMDYVWEDEEEEEDLDYYLGDVEDLRGEDEDEEEEVLEEDEEEELDPITQLPPPPAPRRCFTCPQCRKSFPRRSFRPNLQLANMVQVIRQMHPTPGRGSRVNEQGICPRHQEALKLFCEVDEEAICVVCRESRSHKQHSVVPLEEVVQEYRAKLQGHVEPLRKHLEAVQKMKAKEERRVTELKSQMKAELAAVASEFGRLTRFLVEEQAGLERRLREMHEAQLGHAGAAANRLEEQAVQLSRLLAEAQERSQQGGLRLLQDIKETFNRCEEIQLQPPEIWSPDPCQPYSHDFLTDAIVRKMSRMFCQAARVDLTLDPDTAHPALMLSPDRRGVRLADRRQEVPEHSKRFSADCCVLGAQGFRSGRHYWEVEVGGRRGWAVGAARESTHHKEKVGSGGSSVSGDASSSRHHHRRRRLHLPQQLLLQREVWCVGTHGKRYQAQSSTEQTLLSPCEKPRRFGVYLDYEAGRLGFYNADTLAHVHTFSAAFLGERVFPFFRVLSKGTRIKLCP